From a region of the Thermomonas sp. HDW16 genome:
- the sufB gene encoding Fe-S cluster assembly protein SufB, protein MSEQQNAPIQNEQIHAQLGRKYEAGFITEIESDSLPPGLSEDIIRALSAKKDEPEWMTDWRLAAYRHFLTMPMPDWAKLKIGPIDLQTLSYYSAPKAKYASLDEVPQELLDTYDKLGVPLHERAKLAGVAVDAVFDSVSVGTTYRKELAEKGVIFCSMSEAVREHPELVQKYLGTVVPTGDNYFAALNSAVFSDGSFVFIPKGVRCPMELSTYFRINAGHTGQFERTLIVCEESAYVSYLEGCTAPMRDENQLHAAVVELVALDDAEIKYSTVQNWYPGDENGVGGIYNFVTKRAECRGARSKVTWTQVETGSAITWKYPSCVLLGDDSVGEFHSVALTHHRQQADTGTKMIHVGKRTKSKIVSKGISAGHGQNSYRGLVKVAASAEGARNHTQCDSLLIGKKCGAHTFPYIEVKNPSATVEHEATTSKISDDQLFYCRSRGIGQEDAVSLIVDGFCKSVFRELPMEFAVEAKKLLDVSLEGSVG, encoded by the coding sequence ATGAGCGAACAACAGAACGCACCGATTCAAAACGAGCAAATCCACGCCCAGCTCGGCCGCAAGTACGAGGCCGGCTTCATCACCGAGATCGAATCCGATTCGCTGCCGCCCGGACTGTCCGAGGACATCATCCGCGCGCTGTCGGCGAAGAAGGACGAGCCGGAATGGATGACCGACTGGCGGCTGGCCGCCTACCGGCACTTCCTGACCATGCCGATGCCGGATTGGGCGAAGCTGAAGATCGGCCCGATCGACCTGCAGACGCTGAGTTACTACAGCGCGCCGAAGGCCAAGTACGCCTCGCTCGATGAAGTGCCGCAGGAATTGCTGGACACCTACGACAAGCTCGGCGTGCCGCTGCACGAACGTGCCAAGCTGGCCGGCGTGGCAGTGGATGCAGTGTTCGATTCGGTCAGCGTGGGAACGACCTATCGCAAGGAACTCGCCGAAAAGGGCGTGATCTTCTGCTCGATGTCGGAAGCCGTGCGCGAGCATCCCGAACTGGTGCAGAAATACCTGGGCACCGTGGTGCCGACCGGCGACAACTATTTCGCCGCGTTGAATTCGGCGGTGTTTTCCGACGGCAGTTTCGTGTTCATCCCCAAGGGCGTGCGTTGCCCGATGGAACTGAGCACCTACTTCCGCATCAATGCCGGCCATACCGGCCAGTTCGAACGCACCCTGATCGTGTGCGAGGAATCGGCCTACGTGTCGTACCTCGAGGGCTGCACCGCGCCGATGCGCGACGAGAACCAGCTGCATGCCGCTGTGGTGGAGCTGGTCGCGCTGGACGATGCCGAGATCAAGTATTCGACCGTACAGAACTGGTACCCCGGTGACGAGAACGGCGTGGGCGGTATCTACAACTTCGTCACCAAGCGCGCCGAATGCCGTGGCGCGCGCAGCAAGGTGACCTGGACGCAGGTGGAAACCGGTTCGGCGATCACCTGGAAATACCCGAGCTGCGTGCTGCTGGGCGACGACAGCGTGGGCGAATTCCACAGCGTGGCGCTCACCCACCACCGCCAGCAGGCCGATACCGGCACCAAGATGATCCACGTCGGCAAGCGCACCAAGAGCAAGATCGTGAGCAAGGGCATCAGCGCCGGCCATGGCCAGAACAGCTATCGCGGGCTGGTGAAAGTGGCCGCAAGCGCCGAAGGCGCGCGCAACCACACTCAATGCGACTCGCTGCTGATCGGCAAGAAATGCGGCGCGCATACCTTCCCCTACATCGAGGTGAAGAACCCCAGCGCCACCGTCGAGCACGAAGCCACCACCAGCAAGATCAGCGACGACCAGCTGTTCTATTGCCGTTCGCGCGGCATCGGCCAGGAAGACGCGGTTTCGCTGATCGTGGACGGTTTCTGCAAGTCGGTGTTCCGCGAACTGCCGATGGAATTCGCGGTGGAAGCCAAGAAATTGCTGGATGTCTCGCTTGAAGGCTCCGTCGGCTGA
- a CDS encoding SUF system Fe-S cluster assembly regulator: MLRVTKLTDYATVVLTALAARPGDVLSAPDLAELAGLEVPTVAKVLKPLAQAGLVDGFRGANGGYRLARDAAEISLVEIVEAMEGPLGMTECSVHAGQCGIEDSCGVRANWRRINDVVADALRGVSLAQMLGPLPPAPRKGIPVQLANA; the protein is encoded by the coding sequence ATGCTCCGCGTCACCAAACTCACCGACTACGCCACCGTCGTCCTGACCGCGCTCGCCGCGCGCCCGGGCGATGTGCTCAGCGCCCCCGATCTGGCCGAACTGGCCGGACTGGAAGTGCCCACCGTGGCCAAGGTGTTGAAACCGCTGGCCCAGGCCGGCCTGGTGGACGGCTTCCGCGGTGCCAACGGCGGCTACCGGCTGGCGCGCGACGCCGCCGAGATTTCGCTGGTCGAGATCGTCGAAGCGATGGAAGGCCCGCTGGGCATGACCGAATGCAGCGTGCATGCCGGCCAATGCGGCATCGAGGATTCCTGTGGTGTCCGCGCCAACTGGCGGCGGATCAACGACGTGGTCGCCGACGCGCTGCGCGGCGTCTCCCTGGCGCAGATGCTGGGTCCGCTGCCGCCCGCACCGCGCAAAGGCATTCCCGTGCAGCTGGCGAATGCGTGA
- a CDS encoding SET domain-containing protein-lysine N-methyltransferase, translating into MPKKIETRKSAIHGNGMFAIAPIKKGERLIEYKGRRRTHEEVDEGESGDVDSGHTFLFTLNDEWVIDANFEGNDARWINHSCDPNCEAILDENEDDPKQSRVFIESIRAIKPGEELTYDYGITLAERHTPRLKKIWACRCGAKNCTGTMLRPKR; encoded by the coding sequence ATGCCGAAGAAGATCGAGACCCGCAAATCCGCCATCCACGGCAACGGCATGTTCGCCATCGCCCCGATCAAGAAAGGCGAGCGCCTGATCGAATACAAGGGCCGCCGCCGCACCCACGAAGAAGTGGACGAGGGCGAGAGCGGCGATGTCGACAGCGGCCATACCTTCCTGTTCACCCTCAATGACGAGTGGGTGATCGATGCGAATTTCGAAGGCAACGATGCGCGCTGGATCAACCACAGCTGCGATCCGAACTGCGAGGCGATCCTCGACGAGAACGAGGACGACCCGAAGCAGTCGCGGGTGTTCATCGAATCGATCCGCGCGATCAAGCCGGGCGAAGAGCTGACCTACGATTACGGCATCACCCTGGCCGAGCGCCATACCCCGCGCTTGAAGAAGATATGGGCCTGCCGTTGTGGCGCGAAGAACTGCACCGGGACGATGTTGCGGCCGAAGCGCTAA
- a CDS encoding alpha/beta hydrolase, translating into MRLPTIAIAALVAFATLSTPGHAQQRLRQLLEQRREARATTALPAGTRVEHDIAYGTHPEQRYDVYLPTNAKPGAPILLMVHGGGWRRGDKASPGVVGGKAAHWLAKGYVFVSVDYRLLPDADPLQQAHDVAAAVASVQKRARQWRADPQRLVLMGHSAGAHLVALLGASPSLLLQAGASRPLGVVSLDSAAMNVPELMDKPRLPELYRNAFGTDPRFWAAASPYDQLTRRSLPMLIVCSSQRSDSCPQGRTLADKARNLGVPMQVLPEDLSHGEVNSSLGAPSAHTRAVTAWIDRLAD; encoded by the coding sequence ATGCGCCTGCCGACCATCGCGATCGCCGCCCTCGTGGCGTTCGCCACGCTCTCGACCCCCGGCCATGCGCAGCAGCGCTTGCGTCAATTGCTTGAACAACGCCGCGAAGCACGCGCGACCACGGCATTGCCCGCCGGCACCCGCGTCGAGCACGACATCGCCTACGGCACGCACCCCGAGCAACGCTACGACGTCTACCTGCCCACGAACGCGAAACCGGGCGCGCCGATCCTGTTGATGGTGCATGGCGGCGGGTGGCGCCGCGGCGACAAGGCCAGTCCGGGCGTGGTGGGCGGGAAGGCTGCGCACTGGCTGGCGAAGGGCTACGTGTTCGTGTCGGTCGACTACCGCCTGTTGCCGGATGCCGATCCGCTGCAGCAGGCGCACGATGTCGCGGCCGCCGTGGCATCCGTGCAGAAGCGCGCGCGACAGTGGCGCGCAGACCCGCAGCGGCTGGTGTTGATGGGGCACTCGGCTGGCGCGCACCTGGTCGCCCTGCTCGGCGCGTCACCATCGTTGCTGCTGCAAGCCGGCGCATCGCGTCCGCTGGGCGTAGTCTCGCTGGACAGCGCGGCCATGAATGTGCCGGAGCTGATGGACAAACCGAGGCTGCCGGAACTCTATCGCAACGCATTCGGCACCGATCCACGATTCTGGGCCGCCGCCTCCCCCTACGACCAGTTGACCCGGCGTAGCCTGCCGATGCTGATCGTCTGTTCCAGCCAGCGGTCGGATTCCTGCCCGCAGGGCCGCACGCTGGCGGACAAGGCGCGCAACCTGGGCGTGCCGATGCAAGTGCTGCCGGAAGACCTCAGCCATGGCGAGGTCAACAGCAGCCTCGGCGCACCATCGGCCCATACCCGCGCCGTGACGGCCTGGATCGACCGTTTGGCAGATTGA